The following proteins come from a genomic window of Zygotorulaspora mrakii chromosome 8, complete sequence:
- the PPX1 gene encoding exopolyphosphatase (similar to Saccharomyces cerevisiae PPX1 (YHR201C); ancestral locus Anc_4.377), which yields MSKSLKEFLQCLKSKLFQEQFKHGPVYIVCGNSSADLDSVASALTYAYCSYNNNPKHPIIPIIGIPRLDLHLRRDIVWALERMNITEDMLFFLEDLQHLKNEYGLLHAVLVDHNQLESGVRPYVEKVTGIIDHHKDEHLYPSADPREITKTGSCSSLVFNYWNQKLANPYSLKEVACLSLGAALIDTSNFKYKVEQSDIDASHLYSKLLLNMNEAQYYEKLRQEKDNLKGFTIQDILRKDYKEFLFETSENNKLRVGIASVVKPLEWFHSTFKGEECFEKACSSAERKHEVDIFLVLTAWVNNGEFKRELALTSTSVDKESLLEILKYLRNKLQLELIRQESDGPHFFSFRQLDVAASRKQVAPTLKDAIKFIQLP from the coding sequence ATGTCAAAATCTCTGAAAGAGTTTCTACAATGTCTAAAAAGTAAACTTTTCCAGGAGCAATTCAAGCACGGCCCAGTGTATATAGTGTGTGGGAACTCATCAGCAGATCTTGATTCGGTCGCCTCTGCCCTAACTTACGCATATTGCAGCTACAATAACAACCCAAAACATCCAATAATACCAATAATTGGTATCCCTAGATTGGATTTGCACTTGAGAAGAGATATTGTTTGGGCGCTCGAGCGAATGAATATAACTGAGGATATGTTGTTCTTTTTAGAAGATTTACAACACCTTAAAAATGAGTACGGATTATTGCATGCTGTCCTTGTAGATCATAACCAGCTTGAGTCTGGAGTAAGACCGTATGTTGAAAAAGTAACTGGAATCATTGATCATCATAAGGACGAACATCTTTATCCAAGTGCCGACCCCAGAGAGATTACCAAAACGGGAAGCTGTTCTTCGTTAGTCTTCAATTATTGGAACCAGAAACTTGCAAATCCATACTCGCTCAAAGAAGTAGCATGCCTGTCACTCGGGGCAGCCCTCATTGATACTTCAAACTTTAAATATAAGGTTGAGCAGTCTGACATAGACGCATCACACCTTTACTCGAAGCTACTGCTAAATATGAACGAAGCTCAGTactatgaaaaattgagacAGGAAAAGGACAACCTTAAAGGGTTTACTATACAGGATATTTTAAGGAAGGACTATAAAGAGTTTTTGTTTGAGACGTCAGAAAACAACAAACTGAGAGTTGGCATTGCATCGGTCGTTAAACCATTGGAATGGTTCCATAGTACTTTCAAAGGAGAGGagtgttttgaaaaggcGTGCTCATCTGCCGAGAGAAAGCACGAGGTGGATATATTCCTGGTTTTGACTGCCTGGGTCAACAACGGAGAATTTAAAAGAGAACTGGCGCTAACGTCAACATCCGTTGACAAAGAAAGTCTGCTTGAAATTCTCAAATATCTCCGTAATAAACTGCAACTGGAATTAATCAGGCAAGAGTCAGACGGTCCTCACTTTTTTTCGTTCAGACAACTAGATGTGGCTGCAAGCAGAAAGCAAGTAGCCCCAACTTTGAAGGATGCCATTAAGTTTATTCAATTACCATAG
- a CDS encoding uncharacterized protein (similar to Saccharomyces cerevisiae YJR142W; ancestral locus Anc_4.378), with product MKRSTDIQKRMMKVTKTGSDRQILVRDKKDEANTFSFLEIAEYIDGLPLDYERDENFQDNVYYLTTHDDIRVGFVLKFVIEEMKVVCPTIFDGIFVVDTSTAALKFRSPHFDERNAKLDALGNVLHEKSSLEGIKGWRNEKYTVWTNGQPYVYLERAMAGIMGIITYGVHVNGYILNEVTNEIKFWIPKRSATKQTWPLMLDNIVAGGIASGFGVYDTVLKESMEEANLIEDTIKPNIKAAGVVSYLHFMPEKTSEKFKDESSFIVGEVEYIYDLRLPSDIIPVPNDGEVDSFNLLSLQEVIDALVSKKFKPNCGLVMVDFLIRHGYITTDNEPNYLKLVAKMHRTLPFPTAT from the coding sequence ATGAAAAGGAGTACCgatattcaaaaaagaatgatgaAGGTCACAAAAACTGGATCAGATCGACAAATACTTGTCAGAGACAAGAAAGATGAAGCAAACACCTTTTCCTTCTTGGAAATTGCGGAATATATTGATGGCCTGCCATTGGATTACGAGCGGGATGagaattttcaagacaATGTCTACTATTTGACTACCCACGATGATATAAGAGTTGGTTTCgtattgaaatttgtcattgaagaaatgaaagtagTATGCCCCACAATATTCGACGGTATTTTTGTCGTTGATACCTCAACGGCAGCATTAAAGTTCAGGAGTCCACATTTTGATGAAAGGAACGCTAAACTAGACGCCTTAGGCAACGTATTACATGAAAAGTCTTCTCTGGAAGGTATAAAGGGATggagaaatgaaaaatatactGTATGGACCAATGGGCAGCCCTATGTCTATCTTGAACGTGCTATGGCAGGAATTATGGGCATTATAACATACGGTGTTCATGTAAATGGGTATATATTGAATGAAGTCACGAATGAAATTAAGTTTTGGATCCCAAAAAGATCGGCCACAAAACAAACGTGGCCTCTGATGCTTGACAACATTGTAGCCGGGGGTATTGCTAGCGGCTTCGGAGTTTACGATACTGTATTGAAGGAAAGTatggaagaagcaaatCTGATAGAGGATACAATTAAGCCAAACATAAAAGCAGCCGGTGTTGTTTCGTATCTTCACTTCATGCCTGAGAAAACTtcagaaaaattcaaagatgaaagcAGTTTCATTGTTGGGGAGGTTGAATATATATACGATCTCCGCCTCCCCTCAGATATTATTCCGGTTCCTAATGATGGAGAAGTAGACAGTTTTAATCTACTTAGCCTGCAAGAGGTGATTGACGCCCTGGTGagtaaaaaattcaaaccGAACTGTGGACTTGTAATggttgattttttgattagACACGGATACATTACTACTGACAATGAACCAAACTATTTAAAACTGGTTGCAAAAATGCATAGGACCCTCCCCTTTCCTACTGCCACTTAG
- the PMT4 gene encoding dolichyl-phosphate-mannose-protein mannosyltransferase (similar to Saccharomyces cerevisiae PMT4 (YJR143C); ancestral locus Anc_4.379) yields the protein MAVKKRLTSQTKKSSSDVDVDDPRFKYSKKQGSSYEYVAERWLMRPFPDSRGKYKLWLFLVTTIAFVARFYLIWYPKEVVFDEVHFGKFASYYLERTFFFDVHPPFAKMMIAFIGWLAGYDGSYKFDEIGESYVSHPAPYLAYRSFNAVLGTLTVPVMFNTMKELNFRAITCAFAALLVAIDNAHVVETRLILLDAILIFSVALTFYCYVRFYKSQLREPFSWSWYMWLHATGLSLSFVISTKYVGVMTYAAIGSAVVLNIWQLMDIRAGLSLRKLISHVVKRLNGLVFAPFVVYLFWFWVHFAILSKSGPGDDFMSAEFQETLGDSPLAKDSKQVNFNDIITINHKDTNVFLHSHLAHYPQRYEDGRISSQGQQVTGYSAEDPNNEWEIIPTVDFPSPKGNPVHLNEPFRLRHVLTNTYLLTHDVASPLYPTNEEVTTVSEEGLNDDNYKQTIFTFQSLKKDSKAVVKTKGVFFRLFHVDTAVALWTHNDEFLPEWGFQQQEVNGNKKIVDSANNWVVDSIVNLDEDRKGFSPREVKSLPFFTKWTELQRLMFEHNNKLSSEHPFASQPYSWPGSLNGVSFWTDDSEKKQIYFIGNIIAWWLQVVSLALYFGIMLADVLTRKRSYFALGKIAREKIYGPLLFFAVAWAWHYLPFYLMARQKFLHHYLPAHLIACLFTAGLWELVFSECKSLDPETDEEEAEAQFEMNPEIKYKALCAFFGVMTIAMFSFFIYFAPFTYGNVGLTPDEVQNRKWLNMELNFAK from the coding sequence ATGGCTGTTAAGAAACGTTTAACTTCCCAAAcgaaaaaatcatcatctgATGTGGACGTCGATGATCCACGTTTCAAATATAGTAAGAAACAGGGCAGCAGCTATGAATATGTAGCTGAGAGATGGCTGATGAGACCATTTCCTGATAGCCGAGGAAAATACAAGCTCTGGTTATTTTTGGTTACAACAATTGCATTTGTGGCAAGATTTTATTTGATCTGGTATCCTAAAGAAgttgtttttgatgaagtcCATTTTGGTAAATTTGCCTCTTACTACTTGGAGAGaaccttcttctttgatgtcCATCCACCTTTTGCCAAAATGATGATTGCATTCATCGGTTGGTTGGCCGGTTACGATGGTTCATACAAGTTTGACGAAATCGGTGAAAGTTATGTCAGTCACCCAGCTCCATATCTGGCATATCGTTCATTTAACGCTGTGTTGGGTACTTTGACAGTTCCTGTGATGTTTAATACcatgaaagaattgaatttcaGAGCAATCACTTGTGCATTCGCCGCACTTCTAGTGGCTATTGATAATGCTCATGTCGTTGAAACAAGACTTATCCTACTAGATgcaattttgattttctctGTGGCTTTAACTTTCTACTGTTATGTCCGTTTTTACAAATCTCAACTAAGAGAACCATTCTCTTGGAGTTGGTATATGTGGTTGCACGCCACTGGGCTATCATTGTCATTCGTCATCTCTACAAAATATGTGGGTGTTATGACTTATGCAGCTATTGGGTCTGCTGTCGTTCTTAACATTTGGCAATTAATGGATATTCGCGCCGGTCTTTCGTTGCGGAAACTGATCTCTCATGTCGTTAAAAGATTGAATGGTCTTGTATTTGCTCCATTTGTTGTCTACCTATTTTGGTTCTGGGTCCACTTTGCCATTTTGAGCAAATCAGGTCCTGGTGACGATTTCATGTCAGcagaatttcaagagaCTTTAGGTGATTCTCCCCTAgcaaaagattcaaaacaagttaatttcaatgatattatAACCATCAATCATAAGGACACAAATGTGTTCTTGCATTCGCACTTGGCCCACTATCCTCAACGTTACGAAGATGGCCGTATATCATCACAAGGTCAGCAAGTCACTGGTTACTCTGCTGAGGATCCAAACAACGAATGGGAAATCATACCAACTGTTGACTTCCCCTCACCCAAAGGTAACCCTGTTCATTTAAATGAACCTTTCAGATTAAGACATGTGTTAACGAACACATACCTTTTGACTCATGACGTTGCATCCCCACTATATCCAACAAATGAAGAAGTAACAACAGTCTCAGAGGAAGGTTTGAATGATGATAATTACAAACAAACTATATTTACCTTCCAgtctttgaagaaagattcCAAGGCTGTGGTCAAAACCAAAGGTGTTTTTTTCCGTTTATTCCATGTGGACACTGCAGTTGCGCTTTGGACTCATAATGATGAGTTTTTACCGGAATGGGGGTTCCAACAGCAGGAGGTTAACGGAAATAAAAAGATCGTTGATTCTGCAAACAACTGGGTTGTTGACAGCATTGTCAACCTCGATGAAGATAGAAAAGGGTTTTCTCCTAGGGAGGTCAAGAGCCTCCCTTTCTTCACCAAATGGACTGAGCTGCAAAGATTGATGTTTGAACATAACAACAAGCTGTCCTCTGAACATCCATTTGCTTCTCAACCATACTCATGGCCAGGCAGTTTGAATGGTGTTTCTTTCTGGACGGATGAttctgaaaagaaacaaatttattttattgGCAACATCATCGCATGGTGGTTGCAGGTTGTTTCTTTGGCATTGTATTTCGGTATTATGCTTGCTGACGTGTTAACAAGAAAGCGTAGCTATTTTGCCTTGGGTAAAATTGCAAGAGAGAAGATTTACGGTCCACTATTGTTCTTTGCCGTTGCTTGGGCTTGGCATTATTTGCCATTTTATCTGATGGCCCGTCAAAAGTTCCTGCATCATTATCTTCCAGCTCATTTAATCGCTTGCTTGTTCACTGCCGGTTTATGGGAGCTTGTATTCAGTGAATGTAAATCATTGGATCCAGAAAcggatgaagaagaggcCGAGGCTCAATTCGAAATGAACCCCGAAATCAAATATAAAGCGTTGTGTGCTTTCTTTGGTGTTATGACAATTGcaatgttttcttttttcatttattttgcTCCATTCACTTATGGAAATGTTGGCCTTACCCCAGATGAAGTCCAAAACAGAAAATGGCTAAATATGGAGTTAAACTTCGCAAAATAA
- the MGM101 gene encoding Mgm101p (similar to Saccharomyces cerevisiae MGM101 (YJR144W); ancestral locus Anc_4.380) yields the protein MLFVSRARSVYNRRAVGGSLLKLLSTAIPSETAYNKKISPTVKQIPSHVSTGNVVTNGSSMNAPLADYSSNLNKSLGGKPLEHPVIANNGSNDNGIDWYTSWYGIGSQPFDANVQEALGQALDPLDIEIKPDGLIYLPEIKYRRILNKGFGAGGWGLVPRSETIVTSKLVTREYGLVCHGQLVSVARGEQDYFSDAGIPTATEGCKSNALMRCCKDLGVGSELWDPVFIKKFKTTQCVEKFVEHITTKKKKKIWLRKDRQVEYPYK from the coding sequence ATGTTGTTTGTATCTCGAGCGCGCTCAGTTTATAATAGGAGAGCTGTGGGCGGTTCTCTCTTGAAACTGCTCAGCACAGCAATACCATCCGAAACTGCCTATAACAAGAAAATATCACCCACAGTGAAGCAAATTCCGAGCCACGTAAGCACCGGTAATGTCGTAACAAATGGGAGTTCCATGAATGCTCCTCTTGCCGATTATTCAAGTAATTTGAACAAAAGTTTAGGAGGTAAACCCTTAGAACACCCTGTCATTGCCAACAATGGTTCCAATGATAATGGTATAGACTGGTATACATCATGGTATGGTATTGGCTCTCAACCATTTGATGCAAACGTGCAGGAGGCCCTTGGTCAAGCCTTGGACCCGCTGGATATTGAAATAAAGCCCGATGGTTTAATATACTTACCGGAAATCAAGTATCGACggattttgaataaagGTTTTGGAGCTGGTGGCTGGGGTTTGGTACCCAGATCCGAAACTATAGTGACTTCTAAGTTAGTGACAAGGGAATACGGACTAGTGTGTCATGGTCAGCTCGTAAGTGTTGCTCGCGGTGAACAAGATTATTTCAGTGACGCTGGGATTCCCACTGCCACTGAGGGTTGCAAAAGTAATGCGTTGATGAGGTGCTGTAAAGACCTAGGCGTCGGGTCTGAGTTGTGGGACCCAGTCTTTATTAAAAAGTTCAAGACAACTCAATGCGTGGAAAAATTCGTGGAGCACATTACGaccaaaaagaagaagaaaatttggCTCAGAAAAGATAGGCAGGTCGAATACCCCTATAAATAG
- the SMN1 gene encoding Smn1p (similar to Saccharomyces cerevisiae YHR202W; ancestral locus Anc_4.381), which yields MNHYIFVMARLLRNVFLMNAAMCCCSAIMQQPFEVEPERLHKRSLSIGQLNFLHTTDVHGWLGSHLLQPDYDADWGDFVTFFSSFRESRLDDTQDLILIDSGDKHDGNGLSDATQPNGIDTTKIFNEQDYDLLTLGNHELYVPESTIMEYYATALSTKFKDKYVSSNVEFIKEDGELVPFGNKYIYFETPNAKLRILTLAFIFDFRRFNDRAKVLPFEEELKRTWFREMLELYPESTVDVLLVIGHMPVTDAENNEMARLHAILRKLYPNIIIQFFGGHSHVRDFVMFDGKSSGLQSGRFAETLGFLSIDNVTIESPKFARRYIDFNKESFKYHSEGHGKNAIDFSKGKQISKDLKYLREELQLDNEMGYVPKTYYMSARPLKSDENIYHLITKEVLPRLSSDMTNSSIGRYIMINTGAVRYDLHKGPFTTDTEYIVLPFPNEWLYMELPLKVASKIEQYLNKGPMIASLAPPQGIGLYSVDTSKSCPFIRQPYFTEGYTTSDDCGCKGDDTIHNSQAEYQMLNVVQSEQLVSLDENEMVHFIFYSFLQPHILEAVNAIDFSRSYDASDCTMYGGNSTKHLLRDYVKDITK from the coding sequence ATGAATCATTACATTTTTGTGATGGCAAGGCTCCTGAGGaatgtttttttaatgaatgCAGCCATGTGCTGTTGCTCTGCGATCATGCAACAACCTTTTGAAGTGGAACCTGAGCGACTGCATAAACGCAGTCTTTCAATAGGTCAATTGAACTTCTTGCACACAACAGATGTCCATGGATGGCTGGGATCCCATTTACTACAGCCTGATTATGATGCAGATTGGGGAGATTTCGTGACATTTTTCTCGAGTTTTAGGGAATCCCGTCTAGACGATACACAGGATCTCATTTTGATTGACTCCGGTGACAAACACGATGGAAATGGGTTATCTGATGCTACACAACCTAATGGCATTGATACAACgaagattttcaatgagCAGGACTACGACTTATTGACATTGGGCAATCACGAATTGTATGTGCCAGAGAGCACCATTATGGAATACTATGCAACTGCCTTGTCAACCAAATTCAAGGACAAGTATGTCTCTAGTAACGTTGAGTTTATAAAGGAAGATGGCGAGCTGGTCCCTTTTGGTAACAAATATATTTACTTTGAAACACCAAATGCAAAGCTAAGAATTCTGACACTTGCATTTATCTTTGACTTTAGAAGATTTAATGATAGGGCCAAAGTCTTACcgtttgaagaagaattgaagaggACTTGGTTCAGAGAGATGCTTGAGTTATATCCCGAGAGCACAGTAGACGTGCTTCTTGTGATTGGACATATGCCGGTGACAGATGCcgaaaataatgaaatggCTCGTCTTCACGCCATCCTAAGAAAGTTATATCCGAATATTataattcaattttttggagGGCACTCACATGTTAGAGACTTTGTTATGTTTGATGGGAAATCCAGCGGTCTTCAAAGCGGAAGGTTCGCCGAAACTTTAGGTTTTTTATCTATTGATAATGTAACAATCGAATCACCAAAGTTTGCTAGAAGGTATATTGATTTTAATAAAGAGTCGTTTAAGTATCACAGTGAAGGACACGGGAAAAACGCTATAGATTTTAGCAAGGGTAAACAAATCTCTAAGGATCTTAAATATTTAAGGGAAGAGCTTCAACTTGATAATGAGATGGGGTATGTTCCCAAGACTTACTACATGTCAGCAAGACCTTTAAAATCTGATGAGAATATCTATCATTTGATAACAAAAGAGGTGCTTCCCAGATTGAGTTCAGACATGACCAACAGCTCCATTGGAAGATACATTATGATCAACACAGGTGCGGTGAGGTACGACTTACACAAGGGCCCGTTTACTACAGATACCGAGTATATTGTCTTACCGTTTCCCAACGAATGGCTTTACATGGAGTTACCCTTAAAAGTAGCATCTAAGATCGAACAGTATTTAAATAAAGGCCCAATGATAGCATCTCTAGCACCTCCGCAAGGTATTGGTTTATATTCTGTTGACACCTCCAAAAGTTGCCCTTTTATTCGTCAGCCGTATTTTACTGAAGGCTATACAACTTCAGATGATTGTGGTTGCAAAGGTGATGATACCATACATAATTCTCAGGCTGAATACCAAATGCTAAATGTTGTTCAAAGCGAGCAGTTGGTATCATTGGATGAAAACGAGATGGTGCACTTTATTTTCTACAGCTTTTTACAACCTCACATATTGGAGGCAGTAAATGCAATTGATTTTAGCCGCTCTTATGATGCTTCCGATTGTACAATGTATGGTGGAAATTCTACAAAGCACTTATTGAGAGATTATGTCAAAGACATTACCAAATGA
- a CDS encoding 40S ribosomal protein eS4 (similar to Saccharomyces cerevisiae RPS4B (YHR203C) and RPS4A (YJR145C); ancestral locus Anc_4.382), whose amino-acid sequence MARGPKKHLKRLAAPHHWLLDKLSGTYAPRPSQGPHKLRESLPLIVFLRNRLKYALNGREVKAILMQRHVKVDGKVRTDTTFPAGFMDVITLEATNENFRLVYDVKGRFAVHRITDEEASYKLGKVKKVQLGKKGIPYVVTHDGRTLRYPDPNIKINDSVKIDLASGKITDFIKFDAGKLVYVTGGRNLGRIGTIVHKERHDGGFDLVHIKDSLDNTFVTRLNNVFVIGEPGKPYISLPKGKGIKLSIAEERDRRRAQQGL is encoded by the exons ATGGCTAGAGGACC AAAGAAGCATCTTAAGAGATTAGCAGCTCCACACCATTGGCTGTTGGACAAATTGTCTGGTACCTATGCTCCAAGACCATCCCAGGGTCCACACAAATTGCGTGAATCCTTGCCATTGATCGTGTTCTTGAGAAACAGATTAAAGTATGCTTTGAACGGCCGTGAAGTCAAGGCTATCTTAATGCAACGTCATGTTAAAGTTGACGGTAAAGTTAGAACCGATACTACTTTCCCAGCCGGTTTCATGGATGTCATCACTCTAGAAGCTACAAACGAAAACTTCAGATTGGTCTACGATGTCAAAGGTAGATTTGCTGTTCACCGTATCACCGATGAAGAAGCTTCTTACAAATTGGGTAAAGTCAagaaagttcaattagGTAAGAAAGGTATTCCATATGTTGTCACCCACGATGGTAGAACCCTAAGATACCCAGATCCAAACATCAAGATCAATGACAGTGTCAAGATTGATTTGGCCTCTGGTAAGATCACtgatttcatcaaattcgACGCTGGTAAACTAGTCTACGTTACCGGTGGTCGTAACTTGGGTCGTATTGGTACCATTGTTCACAAGGAAAGACACGATGGTGGTTTCGATTTGGTCCACATCAAGGACTCTTTGGACAACACTTTCGTTACCAGATTGAACAACGTTTTCGTCATTGGTGAACCAGGTAAGCCATACATTTCCTTGCCAAAGGGTAAGGGTATTAAGTTGTCCATTGCTGAAGAGCGTGACAGAAGAAGAGCTCAACAAGGTTTGTAA
- the MNL1 gene encoding alpha-1,2-mannosidase MNL1 (similar to Saccharomyces cerevisiae MNL1 (YHR204W); ancestral locus Anc_4.383) — protein sequence MVIKIWILLCLFVGCCVGNSSFRLQYSRCSFTKQELNDYRREVQDLIYFAHDSYLKYGYPHDELRPISCLPKTRNFADPNDVITNDVLGNFSATLIDSLTTIAVLNDKRRFKETIELIAHTFPQKFDLDSTIQVFETTIRIIGGLLSSHLYATDPTKAVYLGSAYNGVLLDLAKDMADRLLPAYLTSTGLPLPRVNLRHGLKTIDSDLLMENNVAAMASPMFEFTVLSYLTFDEKYAAVTRYAMDKIWSLRSNIDLLPMSFSPHTGQCYSPVTGVGASIDSFYEYALKGALLFDDNSLYEMWDVSYRALTTYCKSDWFFTNAQYITGQTVVSWIDSLSAFFPGLQVLAGHVEDAIYKNIMSLKLWNTFGGVPERWLFRGNLSLLDESLKKNVRNTREEVAIPQDLHRALVPLEWYPLRPEFIESTYYLYRATKDPFYLNIGINILGSLKTKFNFKCGFGGMQDVILGSPQDRMETFVLSETLKYLFLLFDENNELHHSRDNVIFSTEGHPMWLKTEAIRQYSSKRFFNDTVYLKHLQKCRRKDKIAMRRNNRIDNMKNALAGLAKSFFVDEKEDLSGEKKNKDEHRRANLSLLDSYTCTASYNQKHATNWPYSPILSSFNKLFEIEASFAETLRRPAHMIGNTAMEIEQNFYELWADPFQSICLLPTTTESVHLLIEHPKDAKLTVLKNGDIFCTTLKGSLKLALEKVKTGQIDNYGNYITTELFENIDCDDIFNPYHPNRLYSPIFLYRVVAVNGINLQQDANMILARDLIVSDPGQIKTFTQIFGCNANNQLLLENIPIINFLLI from the coding sequence ATGGTAATAAAGATTTGGATCCTACTCTGTCTATTTGTGGGATGTTGCGTAGGAAACAGCAGTTTCAGACTTCAATACAGCAGATGCTCTTTCACTAAGCAGGAGCTCAATGACTACCGGCGGGAGGTCCAGGATCTGATATATTTTGCTCATGATAGCTATCTCAAGTACGGCTACCCGCACGATGAATTGAGGCCCATATCGTGTTTGCCAAAGACGAGGAATTTCGCGGATCCCAATGACGTGATCACGAATGATGTGTTGGGGAACTTTTCGGCAACGTTGATCGACTCTCTTACAACGATAGCTGTCTTGAATGACAAACGGAGGTTCAAGGAAACAATTGAGCTGATAGCGCACACATTTCCGCAGAAATTTGACCTTGACTCAACAATCCAAGTGTTCGAGACAACGATAAGGATCATAGGAGGCTTACTTTCATCCCACCTCTACGCGACCGATCCAACCAAGGCAGTTTACCTGGGGAGTGCCTATAACGGGGTGCTTTTGGACCTAGCGAAGGATATGGCGGATCGATTACTGCCCGCATATTTGACATCAACAGGTCTGCCACTCCCGAGAGTGAACTTAAGACATGGATTGAAAACGATTGATAGTGACTTGCTGATGGAAAACAACGTTGCTGCAATGGCGAGTCCCATGTTTGAGTTTACAGTACTTTCGTATTTGACGtttgatgaaaagtatgCGGCCGTAACACGTTACGCAATGGACAAGATATGGTCTTTGCGATCGAACATCGATCTACTCCCGATGTCTTTCAGTCCGCATACCGGCCAATGTTATTCACCTGTCACTGGAGTAGGAGCATCTATTGATTCATTTTATGAGTATGCCTTAAAGGGCGCGTTACTCTTTGATGATAATTCCCTTTATGAGATGTGGGACGTCTCCTATCGAGCACTAACAACGTATTGTAAGAGCGACTGGTTTTTCACGAATGCGCAGTATATTACTGGGCAAACAGTTGTGTCGTGGATCGATTCACTAAGTGCTTTTTTCCCTGGGTTGCAAGTTCTAGCTGGTCATGTGGAGGATGCCATttataaaaatatcatgTCGTTAAAGCTGTGGAACACTTTTGGTGGTGTTCCAGAAAGATGGTTGTTTCGAGGGAACCTTTCTTTATTAGATGAGTCCCTAAAAAAGAACGTTCGAAACACTCGGGAAGAAGTAGCTATCCCACAAGATTTACACAGAGCGTTGGTTCCGTTAGAATGGTATCCCCTAAGACCGGAATTCATAGAATCGACCTATTACTTATATCGGGCTACAAAGGATCCTTTCTATCTAAACATTGGAATCAATATACTGGGAAGCTTGAAAAcgaaattcaatttcaaatgtgGGTTTGGTGGAATGCAAGATGTAATCCTAGGATCGCCACAGGATCGGATGGAAACATTCGTATTGAGCgaaactttgaaatatctgTTTCTTTTATTCGATGAGAACAACGAATTGCATCATAGTAGAGATAACGTGATTTTCAGCACAGAGGGGCATCCAATGTGGCTAAAAACAGAGGCTATTCGACAATATTCAAGCAAAAGATTCTTCAATGATACTGTTTATTTGAAACATTTACAAAAATGCCGAAGGAAGGACAAGATTGCAATGAGAAGGAACAATAGAATCGacaatatgaaaaatgcCTTAGCAGGGCTCgcaaaatctttctttgtaGATGAGAAAGAGGATCTTTCgggtgaaaaaaaaaacaaggaTGAACATAGAAGAGCAAATTTGAGTCTCCTAGATAGTTATACTTGTACTGCGAGCTACAACCAGAAACACGCCACCAATTGGCCATATTCTCCAATTCTCAGTAGTTTCAATAAACTGTTCGAAATCGAAGCAAGTTTTGCAGAAACTCTGCGAAGACCTGCACATATGATAGGAAATACTGCGATGGAGATTGAACAGAATTTTTACGAGCTGTGGGCAGATCCCTTCCAGAGTATTTGCCTCTTACCGACAACTACGGAATCCGTCCATCTTTTGATAGAACATCCTAAAGACGCCAAATTGAcagtattgaaaaatggcGATATTTTTTGCACTACCTTGAAGGGATCACTGAAATTGGCGTTAGAGAAAGTCAAGACAGGTCAAATAGATAATTATGGCAACTACATCACTACGGAGCTCTTCGAGAACATTGACTGTGATGATATCTTCAACCCGTACCATCCCAATAGACTATATTCTCCCATATTCCTCTACAGGGTTGTCGCCGTCAATGGAATAAATCTTCAACAGGACGCCAACATGATCTTGGCTAGGGATTTAATTGTCAGCGATCCTGGGCAGATCAAAACTTTTACGCAAATATTTGGATGCAATGCAAATAACCAGCTTTTGCTCGAGAACATACCAATAATTAACTTTCTTCTAATATAA